From the genome of Geminocystis herdmanii PCC 6308, one region includes:
- the tyrS gene encoding tyrosine--tRNA ligase — protein sequence MVSDNFSWLHRGISDIFPHQPESDNINDNLEQLCTRIDRPLRVKLGIDPTGTDLHLGHSIPFRKLRAFQDQGHTAVVIIGDFTAQIGDPTGKDKVRKQLTSEEVKENAQTYLNQLRPILDFDTPDRLEIRYNSEWLSSLNLAKIQELLATMTVQQMLAKEGFNNRYTQETPIYLHEFLYPLMQGYDSVAVNADVELGGTDQKFNIAVGRDLQKYFGQKPQFGVLLPILIGTDGEQKMSKSLNNYVGLKEDALSMYSKLEKTPDALLTNYFELLTDFPLSAIPENPREAQKLLAVEVVSQYHGKESALTAQKTALEIVSNQNLANAEAVPEFSLDNVEFPAKLFYILNASGLVNSSGDGRRQIQGGSVRLDGDRITDPNYTIENATELSNKIIQVGKKKFIRLI from the coding sequence ATGGTAAGCGATAATTTTTCATGGTTACATCGAGGCATTAGTGATATTTTTCCTCATCAACCCGAATCTGATAATATTAATGATAATTTAGAACAACTTTGCACTAGGATCGATCGACCTTTAAGGGTAAAATTAGGAATTGATCCTACCGGTACAGACTTACATTTAGGTCATAGTATCCCATTTCGTAAACTAAGAGCATTTCAAGATCAAGGACATACTGCCGTTGTCATTATAGGAGATTTTACCGCACAAATAGGCGATCCGACCGGAAAAGATAAGGTAAGAAAACAGCTTACATCGGAAGAAGTTAAGGAAAACGCACAAACCTACCTTAATCAACTACGCCCAATTTTAGATTTTGATACGCCCGATCGACTGGAAATAAGATATAATTCCGAATGGTTATCAAGCCTTAACCTCGCAAAAATTCAAGAATTGTTAGCCACCATGACAGTACAACAAATGTTAGCAAAAGAAGGCTTTAACAATCGCTACACCCAAGAAACCCCCATTTATCTCCATGAATTTCTCTATCCTCTGATGCAGGGTTATGACTCCGTTGCCGTCAATGCAGATGTAGAGTTAGGGGGTACAGATCAAAAATTCAACATTGCCGTTGGGAGAGATTTACAAAAATATTTCGGACAAAAACCCCAATTTGGTGTCTTATTACCTATTCTCATCGGCACAGACGGCGAACAAAAAATGTCAAAATCTCTTAACAATTATGTAGGTTTAAAAGAAGATGCCTTGTCGATGTATTCTAAGTTAGAAAAAACTCCCGATGCTTTATTAACAAATTATTTCGAGTTATTGACAGATTTCCCTTTAAGTGCTATACCCGAAAATCCCAGAGAGGCACAAAAATTATTAGCCGTCGAAGTAGTATCTCAATATCATGGTAAAGAATCCGCATTAACTGCCCAAAAAACTGCCTTAGAAATCGTCAGCAATCAAAATCTGGCAAATGCTGAAGCTGTACCCGAATTTTCCCTTGATAATGTAGAATTTCCTGCTAAATTGTTTTATATTCTTAATGCCAGTGGCTTAGTTAACAGTAGCGGTGACGGTAGAAGACAAATTCAAGGAGGAAGTGTTCGTTTGGATGGCGATCGAATTACAGACCCGAATTATACCATTGAAAATGCCACAGAATTAAGTAATAAAATAATTCAAGTAGGCAAGAAAAAATTTATCAGACTAATTTAA
- a CDS encoding tetratricopeptide repeat protein, giving the protein MIDTNVLESDLIKCNQRLKINPFAPRMYIYRGMIYFKLTRFQDSLMDFNKAEELNPQLTPYLWQRGITYYYLQKYAKAARQFEVDLSVNSLDIEETLWHYLSIAQLENADSARDCLLPVKYDPRSFMTSIYRLFAGKSTIQTIINNANTKDIREMFYLNFYIGLYYEAQREQSKSWFYLNKAISHKIDDYMWYIACVHQQLTISN; this is encoded by the coding sequence ATGATTGATACAAATGTTTTAGAATCAGATTTAATTAAATGTAATCAAAGGTTAAAAATTAATCCTTTTGCCCCTCGAATGTATATTTATCGGGGTATGATTTATTTTAAATTAACACGATTTCAGGATTCTTTAATGGATTTTAATAAAGCAGAGGAATTAAACCCCCAACTAACTCCTTATCTGTGGCAAAGAGGCATTACTTATTATTATCTGCAAAAATACGCCAAGGCGGCGAGACAGTTTGAAGTTGATTTAAGTGTCAATTCTTTGGATATAGAGGAGACTCTTTGGCATTATCTTTCTATTGCGCAACTGGAAAATGCTGATTCTGCCAGGGATTGTCTATTACCTGTTAAGTATGATCCTCGATCGTTCATGACTTCAATATATCGACTTTTTGCGGGGAAATCAACCATACAAACTATCATTAATAATGCCAATACCAAAGATATAAGAGAAATGTTTTATCTTAATTTTTATATTGGCTTATATTATGAAGCACAAAGAGAGCAAAGTAAATCTTGGTTTTATTTGAATAAGGCTATTTCCCATAAAATTGATGATTATATGTGGTATATTGCTTGTGTTCATCAACAATTAACAATTAGCAATTAA
- the cysC gene encoding adenylyl-sulfate kinase, producing MEQKGVTIWFTGLSGAGKTTISEQVAIKLKEQGYKLEVLDGDIVRTNLTKGLGFSKEDRDENIRRIGFVSNLLTRNGVIVIVSAISPYRDIREEVRGKIGNFVEVFVNAPLNVCEDRDVKGLYKKARSGEIKMFTGVSDPYEAPLNPEIECRTDLEELEESVNKVFEGLEKLGYLRQTATV from the coding sequence ATAGAACAAAAAGGCGTAACAATCTGGTTTACTGGACTTAGTGGTGCGGGTAAGACTACCATTAGTGAGCAGGTAGCAATAAAATTAAAAGAACAAGGTTACAAATTAGAAGTATTAGACGGGGATATTGTTCGTACTAATTTAACTAAAGGTTTAGGTTTTAGCAAGGAAGACAGAGATGAAAATATCCGTCGTATTGGTTTCGTTTCTAATTTATTAACTCGTAATGGCGTTATTGTTATTGTATCGGCGATTTCTCCTTATCGTGATATTAGAGAGGAAGTGCGAGGCAAAATTGGCAATTTTGTTGAAGTTTTCGTCAACGCACCTTTAAATGTCTGTGAGGATAGAGACGTTAAGGGTTTATACAAAAAAGCTCGATCGGGCGAAATAAAAATGTTTACTGGGGTAAGCGATCCCTATGAAGCGCCTTTAAATCCTGAAATTGAATGTCGCACTGATTTAGAAGAGTTAGAGGAAAGCGTCAATAAGGTATTTGAAGGTTTAGAAAAACTTGGTTATTTGCGTCAAACGGCAACGGTTTAA
- the purQ gene encoding phosphoribosylformylglycinamidine synthase subunit PurQ, with protein MKFGVVVFPGSNCDRDIAMVTQGILNQPTRMIWHQETDIDDIDTVVIPGGFSYGDYLRCGAIARFSPVMKSIVEHAQKGKLVLGICNGFQVLTEVGLLPGALTRNRDLHFICDQIPVRVEHNNSLWTKGYESKEVVCFPIAHGEGNYYADEDTLKELEDNEQILFRYSSPEGHINSEYNPNGSCQNIAGITNKQGNVLGMMPHPERASDNALGFTDGKALFANLV; from the coding sequence ATGAAATTTGGTGTCGTAGTGTTTCCCGGTTCAAATTGCGATCGAGATATAGCAATGGTAACGCAAGGAATCTTAAATCAACCAACCCGTATGATATGGCATCAAGAAACAGATATTGATGATATTGATACCGTTGTTATACCCGGTGGCTTCAGTTATGGTGATTATCTTCGTTGCGGTGCGATCGCAAGGTTTTCGCCAGTAATGAAAAGTATAGTCGAACACGCCCAGAAAGGGAAATTAGTCCTAGGAATTTGTAACGGTTTTCAGGTTTTGACGGAAGTTGGCTTGTTACCCGGTGCATTAACTCGTAATCGAGATTTACACTTTATCTGTGATCAAATTCCCGTGAGAGTAGAACATAATAACTCCCTTTGGACAAAAGGCTATGAATCAAAAGAAGTAGTTTGTTTTCCCATTGCGCACGGGGAAGGCAATTATTATGCTGATGAAGATACCCTCAAGGAATTAGAAGATAATGAACAAATCTTATTTCGTTATTCTAGCCCCGAAGGACACATAAATTCAGAATATAATCCTAATGGTTCGTGTCAAAATATCGCTGGAATTACCAACAAACAAGGTAATGTTTTAGGGATGATGCCCCATCCAGAAAGAGCGAGTGATAATGCTTTAGGATTTACGGACGGAAAAGCCTTATTTGCTAATTTAGTTTAA
- the purS gene encoding phosphoribosylformylglycinamidine synthase subunit PurS, protein MTKKFNSKVYVTLRPSVLDPAGTAVESGLHQLGYEGVENIRIGKYIELTISADSEESADKQIHAMCDQLLANPVIENYTFDLVPFPQD, encoded by the coding sequence ATGACTAAGAAATTTAACTCGAAAGTATATGTAACTTTGAGACCTTCAGTTTTAGACCCAGCAGGTACAGCGGTAGAATCAGGATTACATCAATTAGGCTATGAAGGAGTAGAAAACATCAGAATTGGCAAATATATTGAATTGACTATCTCTGCTGACAGCGAAGAATCCGCCGATAAACAAATCCATGCAATGTGTGATCAACTTTTAGCGAATCCTGTTATTGAAAATTATACTTTTGATTTAGTACCTTTTCCCCAAGACTAA
- a CDS encoding DUF7219 family protein: protein MIDDKDKRDKENFMFPHTSYRGEFTPENLMFNANLQEFAQKVSYICNLETNGKIPPQVAYKQIKELWQDIKQSIKNLGLNEK, encoded by the coding sequence ATGATCGATGATAAAGATAAACGGGATAAAGAAAATTTTATGTTTCCTCATACTTCTTATCGAGGAGAGTTTACCCCAGAAAATTTGATGTTTAATGCTAATTTACAGGAATTTGCTCAAAAAGTAAGTTATATTTGTAATTTAGAAACTAATGGAAAAATTCCGCCTCAAGTAGCTTATAAACAAATTAAAGAGTTATGGCAAGATATAAAACAAAGTATTAAAAATTTGGGGCTTAATGAAAAATAA
- a CDS encoding response regulator transcription factor has protein sequence MTKILIVEDEKEIRENIAQILQLNDYETISADNGKNALDLAIKYLPDLIISDIMMPYMDGYEFLENLRKTEKISIIPCILVTAKVEKKDIRQGMELGADDYLTKPFTPEELLNSVISRLARHQHITETFDVQLEKNQEVITKIKKNVNEKNKRLKTHENLINLKDDILEKLIINLSNPLNNMNIAIKMLRESDNEEKQQLYLQILQDECAKEIEILNDTKELCKILTTENIKVLQKFNLLKP, from the coding sequence ATGACTAAAATTCTAATTGTGGAAGATGAAAAAGAAATTAGAGAAAATATAGCCCAAATATTGCAGTTAAATGACTATGAAACCATCTCTGCGGATAACGGTAAAAATGCTTTAGATTTAGCCATCAAATACTTACCTGATTTAATTATTTCTGATATAATGATGCCTTATATGGATGGTTATGAGTTTTTAGAAAACTTGAGAAAAACAGAAAAAATTTCTATCATTCCCTGTATTTTAGTTACTGCAAAAGTCGAAAAAAAAGATATTCGTCAAGGAATGGAATTAGGTGCTGATGATTATTTAACTAAACCATTTACACCCGAAGAATTATTAAATTCCGTCATCTCAAGATTGGCAAGACATCAACATATAACGGAAACATTTGATGTCCAATTAGAAAAAAATCAAGAAGTTATTACCAAGATTAAAAAAAATGTTAATGAGAAAAATAAAAGACTAAAAACTCATGAAAATTTAATTAATCTGAAAGATGATATTCTGGAAAAATTGATTATAAATTTGAGCAATCCTCTTAATAATATGAATATTGCTATAAAAATGTTAAGAGAATCTGATAACGAAGAAAAACAGCAATTATATCTTCAAATTTTACAGGATGAATGTGCTAAAGAAATAGAGATACTAAATGATACAAAAGAATTATGCAAAATATTAACCACAGAAAACATTAAAGTATTGCAAAAATTTAATTTGTTAAAACCTTAA
- the murB gene encoding UDP-N-acetylmuramate dehydrogenase — protein sequence MKTISLPGTECLIHQSVALSNYTSYRVGGNAQWYVEPKSWDDIQAVFEWIQKQQIPFICMGGGSNLLVSDRGVEGLVLNTRHLKECAIDEENNTVTVGAGYPLPKLAWKTAKRGWQGLDWAVGIPGTIGGAVVMNAGAHEGSMSDILINAVVAYGDGSIEILSKEDLQYNYRSSRLQKEQALVLKATLALTSGMTREKMLEVTTNNFRKRKSTQPYDKPSCGSVFRNPQPKAAGWLIENIGLKGYQIGGAQVAHRHANFIINSGNATARDIFTLINHVQEQVQEKWSILLHPEVKLLGQF from the coding sequence ATGAAAACTATTTCTTTACCCGGCACAGAGTGTTTAATACATCAATCCGTTGCTTTATCCAACTATACTTCCTATCGAGTGGGGGGAAATGCTCAATGGTATGTTGAGCCGAAATCATGGGATGATATTCAAGCGGTGTTTGAATGGATACAAAAACAACAAATTCCTTTTATTTGTATGGGAGGTGGTTCAAATTTACTGGTTAGCGATCGAGGTGTGGAAGGGTTAGTATTAAATACCCGTCACCTCAAAGAATGTGCCATTGACGAAGAAAATAACACCGTGACAGTGGGTGCAGGATACCCCCTGCCGAAATTAGCATGGAAAACGGCGAAACGAGGTTGGCAAGGTTTAGATTGGGCTGTAGGTATTCCGGGTACAATTGGCGGTGCAGTGGTGATGAATGCTGGAGCTCATGAAGGCTCAATGTCTGATATTTTAATTAATGCGGTGGTAGCTTATGGAGATGGTTCGATCGAAATTTTGTCCAAAGAAGACTTACAATATAACTATCGATCGTCACGACTACAAAAAGAACAAGCCTTAGTGTTAAAAGCCACCCTAGCGTTAACATCTGGCATGACAAGAGAGAAAATGTTAGAAGTTACCACCAATAACTTTAGAAAGAGAAAAAGTACTCAACCTTACGACAAACCCAGTTGCGGTAGTGTCTTTCGCAACCCTCAACCGAAAGCCGCAGGTTGGCTAATTGAAAATATCGGCTTGAAAGGTTATCAAATTGGGGGCGCGCAAGTAGCGCATCGTCATGCTAACTTCATCATCAACTCAGGAAATGCTACCGCTAGGGACATTTTTACCTTAATTAACCATGTACAAGAACAAGTACAAGAAAAATGGTCAATTTTGTTACATCCTGAAGTTAAACTACTTGGACAATTCTAG
- a CDS encoding type 1 glutamine amidotransferase domain-containing protein, which produces MKKILVVLTSVAKYPNLNRATGLWLGEAVHFAEKMESAGYEIDYVSPLGGYVSIDPHSLALAESMDWEWYQKKEFMNRLGNTLNPAQINPDDYIAIYYAGGHGVMWDFPDNETLQSITRQIYEKGGYVSSVCHGVVGLLNIKLSDGNLLIKNKTVTGFSNEEEKQVELEDIVPFLTETELIARGAIFEKALEPWAVFVLEDDRIITGQNPASSRKVADVLIASLTKK; this is translated from the coding sequence ATGAAAAAAATATTAGTCGTTTTAACCAGTGTCGCAAAATATCCTAACTTAAATCGAGCTACAGGATTATGGTTAGGGGAAGCAGTGCATTTTGCCGAAAAAATGGAATCCGCAGGATACGAGATAGATTATGTTAGTCCTTTAGGCGGTTACGTTTCGATCGATCCCCATAGTTTAGCTTTAGCAGAGTCGATGGATTGGGAATGGTATCAGAAGAAAGAATTTATGAATCGTTTAGGTAACACGTTAAACCCTGCACAAATCAATCCTGATGATTATATTGCCATTTATTATGCAGGTGGTCATGGAGTAATGTGGGATTTTCCTGACAATGAGACTTTACAGTCAATTACCCGTCAAATTTATGAAAAGGGAGGCTATGTGAGTTCTGTCTGTCATGGAGTCGTAGGGTTACTCAATATTAAATTATCCGATGGTAATTTATTGATTAAAAACAAAACAGTGACCGGATTTTCTAATGAGGAAGAAAAACAGGTAGAATTAGAAGATATTGTACCATTTTTAACGGAAACAGAATTAATTGCTAGGGGAGCAATTTTTGAAAAAGCCCTCGAACCTTGGGCAGTATTTGTATTAGAAGATGATAGAATTATCACAGGACAAAATCCTGCATCTAGTAGAAAAGTTGCCGATGTATTGATTGCTTCATTAACAAAAAAATAA
- a CDS encoding TIGR00297 family protein translates to MENLYFDWSNSWITAVIINTILIVIALISPKKLLTVMGYLHGWVLGVIVWGSLQWQGYLVVMFYFLVGSAITKVGIKQKEAEGIAEKRSGMRAPANVWGSALVATICCLGFVFLPSWQSFFLIGYVASFATKLSDTCASEIGKAYGKSTFLITNFQPVPRGTEGAVSWEGTLAGIVASISIALVAWQINMIDFIGVIICIISAFIATNLESVIGATLQTKFDWLTNEFVNVLNTLIGASIAILCSYVYLNNFSF, encoded by the coding sequence ATGGAAAATCTCTATTTTGATTGGTCTAATTCTTGGATAACTGCGGTTATTATTAATACTATCCTCATCGTTATTGCCCTAATCTCTCCAAAAAAACTCTTAACGGTGATGGGTTATCTTCATGGTTGGGTTTTGGGAGTGATTGTTTGGGGTAGTTTACAATGGCAGGGTTATCTCGTCGTAATGTTCTATTTTTTAGTAGGCTCTGCTATTACTAAAGTAGGTATAAAACAAAAAGAAGCAGAAGGTATTGCAGAAAAACGATCGGGCATGAGAGCGCCAGCGAATGTTTGGGGTAGTGCATTAGTGGCAACTATTTGTTGTTTGGGATTTGTGTTTCTTCCTTCTTGGCAGTCGTTTTTTTTAATTGGTTATGTGGCTAGTTTCGCTACTAAATTATCGGATACTTGTGCTAGTGAAATTGGTAAAGCCTATGGTAAAAGTACTTTTTTAATTACTAATTTTCAACCTGTGCCGAGGGGTACAGAAGGGGCAGTTAGTTGGGAGGGTACTTTGGCTGGAATCGTTGCTAGTATTTCGATCGCACTTGTGGCATGGCAAATAAATATGATCGATTTTATCGGGGTAATTATCTGTATAATTTCGGCGTTTATTGCCACTAATTTAGAAAGTGTAATTGGGGCAACTTTACAAACAAAATTTGATTGGTTAACTAATGAATTTGTCAACGTTTTAAACACTTTAATCGGGGCTTCGATCGCAATTTTATGTAGTTATGTTTATCTAAATAATTTTAGCTTTTAA
- a CDS encoding GtrA family protein, protein MIEKIKTFVNLRIFKFLGVGGFCAGLSLILMYLLTSLLHINYLISSVITIIVTNFIGFALNKYYTFQTQKKLFWRELWKYYSVMLSSYIINLCAMYILVDFVNIWYLYANMILIVILTPLNYIFHKNWSFNKKKLPSK, encoded by the coding sequence ATGATAGAAAAAATTAAAACTTTTGTAAATTTGCGAATTTTTAAATTTTTAGGAGTAGGAGGTTTCTGTGCTGGTTTAAGTTTAATTTTAATGTATCTTCTCACTTCTCTACTGCATATCAATTATTTAATTTCTAGTGTTATTACGATTATTGTTACTAATTTTATTGGTTTTGCCTTAAATAAATACTATACTTTTCAGACTCAAAAAAAGTTATTTTGGCGTGAACTTTGGAAATATTATAGCGTGATGTTATCTAGTTATATTATCAACCTTTGTGCTATGTATATTTTAGTAGATTTTGTTAATATTTGGTACTTATATGCTAATATGATTTTGATTGTTATTTTAACTCCTCTTAACTATATTTTTCATAAAAATTGGAGCTTTAATAAAAAGAAATTACCTAGTAAATAA
- the murC gene encoding UDP-N-acetylmuramate--L-alanine ligase, which translates to MKEIDLQGKPFHFIGIGGIGMSALAYILAKRDLPVSGSDIRASHITERLEGVGAQIFTSQTSENFEQLNKTQYLKENLPDHHLSSNYDPQIVCSTAINNHNCEYKSAIEKGYPIYHRSDLLAALIKDYQSIAVAGTHGKTTTSSLIAYMLLECGLDPTVIIGGEVSAWEGNARLGKSPYLVAEADESDGSLIKHHPHFGIITNIELDHPDHYQSLDQLVNIFQEFSAQSNIVIACIDCPVVKQNIKADLTYSLNGDSSANYIAKNIVHNPYGSEAQIWENGRLLGNITLLLSGDHNISNALASIALGRKLGLQFNIIAQALSSFEGAKRRFEYKGTYNGGTLIDDYAHHPSEIRCTLQAARSRLPQYQAQRLVAIFQPHRYSRTATFLEEFAQCFTEADVVIITDIYSAGETNSQGITGETLVEKIKKYHHGVYYHPQLSTMTEFLADFLQSDDLTLFLGAGNLNQIIPKLVQLDTSNLAQVA; encoded by the coding sequence ATGAAAGAAATAGATTTGCAGGGAAAGCCGTTTCATTTTATCGGCATCGGCGGTATAGGAATGTCAGCCTTAGCCTATATTTTAGCAAAAAGAGACTTACCCGTATCAGGTTCAGATATTCGTGCTAGTCACATTACCGAAAGACTTGAAGGAGTGGGCGCCCAAATTTTTACCAGCCAAACCTCAGAAAATTTTGAACAATTAAACAAAACTCAGTATTTAAAAGAAAATCTTCCTGATCATCATTTAAGTAGTAACTATGATCCTCAGATTGTTTGTTCTACCGCCATCAATAATCATAATTGTGAATATAAAAGCGCCATCGAAAAAGGCTATCCTATCTATCATCGCTCAGACTTATTAGCCGCTTTAATTAAAGATTATCAGAGTATTGCCGTTGCTGGAACTCATGGCAAAACTACTACCAGCAGTTTAATCGCTTATATGTTGTTAGAATGCGGTTTAGACCCTACCGTTATTATAGGGGGAGAAGTGAGCGCTTGGGAAGGCAATGCTCGTTTAGGCAAAAGTCCTTATTTAGTAGCGGAAGCCGATGAATCAGATGGTTCTTTAATCAAACATCATCCTCATTTTGGTATCATTACTAATATAGAATTGGATCATCCTGATCATTATCAATCTTTAGATCAGTTAGTCAATATTTTTCAAGAATTTTCGGCTCAATCCAATATCGTCATTGCTTGTATTGATTGCCCTGTAGTTAAACAAAACATTAAAGCTGATCTTACTTATAGCCTCAATGGTGATTCTTCAGCTAATTATATCGCTAAAAATATTGTTCATAATCCCTATGGTAGTGAAGCACAAATTTGGGAAAATGGTCGTTTATTAGGTAATATTACCCTACTTTTGTCAGGAGATCATAATATTAGTAATGCCTTAGCATCCATCGCGCTCGGACGGAAATTAGGGTTACAATTCAATATCATTGCCCAAGCCTTGAGTAGTTTTGAAGGGGCAAAAAGAAGATTTGAGTATAAAGGTACTTATAACGGTGGCACATTAATTGATGATTATGCTCACCATCCTAGCGAAATTCGTTGCACTTTACAAGCCGCTCGATCGAGATTACCCCAATATCAAGCGCAAAGATTAGTCGCTATCTTTCAACCTCACCGCTATAGTCGCACTGCCACCTTTTTAGAAGAATTTGCTCAATGTTTCACGGAAGCAGACGTGGTAATTATTACGGACATTTACAGCGCAGGGGAAACCAACTCTCAAGGAATTACGGGAGAAACCTTAGTAGAGAAAATCAAGAAGTATCATCATGGAGTTTACTACCATCCCCAACTATCTACCATGACAGAATTTTTAGCTGACTTTTTACAATCTGACGACTTAACCTTATTTTTAGGTGCAGGAAATCTTAATCAAATCATCCCTAAATTAGTTCAACTTGATACATCAAATCTAGCTCAAGTTGCCTAA
- a CDS encoding glycosyltransferase family 4 protein, which yields MKILVVTHYFPAHRGGVEIVAGELISRWCHQGLEVTWMASNNDSCPNFHDNLQCISIESNNIIEKKLGFAYPIWNIVKVYRQLWRQIKQVDIIHIHEYIYLGNILAFYIAKQQKKPIILTQHIGFIPFSNPVFCFLLKLVNYTLGKFILTRVDRVIFCSKVIEEYWLKLKPKFKQKQIFIPNGVDTNIFYPVDTEARIKVREELALPLDKLTILFVGRFVEKKGLNLLEKLAKNYQQITWVFVGWGSLNPKNWGLSNVYGWENLEKSALTPVYQMADLLILPSSGEAFPLVIQEAMACGTPAFVSRESADQYPQLQNMIFSAEVNKPHSEEEWHNKTEEIIKNPQLLIDLREKVANFAQEYWCWQKTADNYLQVFEDCFVTSSNN from the coding sequence ATGAAGATTTTAGTCGTTACTCATTATTTTCCGGCACATCGGGGAGGAGTGGAAATTGTGGCGGGAGAATTGATTTCTCGATGGTGTCATCAAGGATTAGAAGTAACGTGGATGGCTAGTAATAATGATTCTTGTCCTAATTTTCATGATAACTTACAATGTATCTCGATCGAGTCTAATAATATCATCGAAAAAAAACTAGGTTTTGCTTATCCTATCTGGAATATTGTTAAGGTATATCGACAACTATGGAGACAAATTAAACAAGTTGATATAATCCATATTCACGAATATATTTATCTAGGCAATATTCTTGCTTTTTATATCGCAAAACAACAAAAAAAACCGATAATTCTTACTCAGCATATTGGCTTTATTCCCTTCAGTAATCCTGTTTTTTGTTTTCTCTTAAAGTTAGTTAATTATACCCTAGGAAAATTTATCTTAACTAGGGTCGATCGAGTGATTTTTTGTAGTAAAGTAATAGAAGAATATTGGTTAAAATTAAAGCCTAAATTTAAGCAAAAACAGATATTTATTCCTAATGGGGTGGATACTAATATTTTTTATCCCGTTGACACAGAAGCAAGAATAAAAGTTAGAGAGGAATTAGCATTACCCCTAGATAAATTAACCATTCTTTTTGTGGGGCGTTTTGTGGAAAAAAAAGGCTTAAATTTACTCGAAAAATTAGCTAAAAATTATCAACAAATAACGTGGGTTTTTGTGGGATGGGGTAGTTTAAACCCAAAAAATTGGGGTTTATCCAATGTTTATGGGTGGGAAAATTTAGAAAAAAGTGCCTTAACTCCTGTTTATCAAATGGCAGATTTACTCATATTACCTAGTAGTGGCGAGGCTTTTCCCCTCGTGATTCAAGAAGCTATGGCTTGTGGTACTCCTGCTTTTGTAAGTAGAGAAAGTGCTGATCAATATCCTCAATTACAAAACATGATATTTTCAGCAGAGGTGAATAAACCTCATTCAGAAGAAGAATGGCATAACAAAACAGAGGAAATTATCAAAAATCCGCAATTGTTAATCGATTTAAGAGAAAAAGTTGCTAATTTTGCTCAAGAATACTGGTGTTGGCAAAAAACCGCCGACAATTATCTACAAGTTTTTGAAGATTGCTTTGTTACCTCATCAAATAATTAG
- a CDS encoding KGK domain-containing protein produces MNENYQPLENEAHAINIIDSDVHRFYVEQSMFKLGHLIEGIKCKLIDTSRSDLSKENMNLSRKKWINDGVEVEVLKVGALGWQKGKLKLKVTVEFSPDES; encoded by the coding sequence ATGAATGAAAATTATCAACCATTAGAAAATGAAGCCCACGCTATTAATATTATTGATAGTGATGTTCATAGATTTTATGTTGAACAATCTATGTTTAAATTAGGGCATTTAATCGAGGGGATAAAATGCAAATTAATTGATACTTCTCGGAGTGATTTATCTAAAGAAAATATGAATTTGAGTCGTAAAAAATGGATTAATGATGGGGTTGAAGTGGAAGTTTTAAAAGTAGGGGCTTTAGGTTGGCAAAAAGGCAAGTTAAAACTAAAAGTTACCGTTGAATTTTCTCCTGATGAATCTTAA